The genomic window ACTTCGCCAGGCGCTCGGTCTCCCGGCCGCGGCGTCGTTCAAGCACGTGAGCCCGGCCGGCGCCGCCGTGTCGGCACCCCTTTCGGACGCCGAGAAGAAGGCCTACTTCGTGGATGACATGCCGGACCTTTCGCTGCTGGCAATCGCCTACGCCCGGGCCCGCGGGGCCGACCGCATGTCCAGTTTCGGTGATTTTGCCGCCTTTTCAGATAAGGTGGACCGCTCCGCGGCCGAACTCCTCGCCCGCGAGGTGTCCGACGGCTGCATCGCCCCCGCCTATGATGCCGACGCCCTCAAGGTCCTGCGCGAGAAGCGCGGCGGAAAGTTCCTCGTCATGAAAATGGACCCGGACTTCAAGCCTCCCGAACTTGAGACGCGCGAACTTTACGGCATTCACCTGGAGCAGACTCGCAACGCCGCCGTCCCAGGCCCGGAACTTTGTAGGAACATCGTCACCCAGAAGAAGGACCTCCCCGCGGAGGCCGTCCGAGACCTCATGGTCGGCAGTATCGCGCTGAAGTACACGCAGTCGAACTCCGTCGCGTTCGCGAAGAGCGGCCAGGCGATCGGCATCGGCGCCGGCCAGCAGTCGCGGGTCCACTGCACGCGCCTCGCCGGCTCCAAGGCCGACATTTGGTGGCTCCGCCAGCACCCGCACGTCCTGGAGGCCACGTTCAAGGAAGGCCTCTCGCGGGCCGAGATGAACAACGCCATCGACCAGTATCTGCTCGAGCACCCGACGCCACTCGAGGAACGGGCCTGGAAAGAGGCGTTCGCCCCGGCCCCGAAACCGCTCTCGGCCAAGGAACGGCGGGACTGGATCGACAAACTCACCGGCGTCAGCCTTGCCTCCGATGCTTTCTTCCCCTTCCGCGACTCGATCGACCGCGCCGCCCAGAGCGGCGTGAAATATATCCTTCAGCCGGGCGGCTCCGACCGCGACGACCTGGTCATCCAGGCCTGCGACGAGCACGGCATGGTCATGGCCTTCTCCGGCCTCCGCCTGTTCCACCACTAGACGCGACGCGTGTCCGTGCGCAGATAGTAAAAAGGGCGGCGGGTCGGAAGACCCGCCGCCCTTGATTCTACCTGCTCCGCCCGGACTATGTCTTACGCCGTTCCCATCGGTGCCGTCACTTTCTCCGGAACGAGGGCCAGGGCGTTCACGCAGTCAATCGCCTTCGCGTAGAACACAAGCGCCAGAACAAAAAAAACTGGCAGCACGAGCAAGCCGACGCAAGGCACCGCGCCCACGAGGGCCAGGATGCAGATCGTTTTCGCCAGGCCCTCCGGCGCCTGGGGGGACTCAATCCCGCGCTGCGCGACGAAGGCATTATAGTCCTGCGTCCATCCGAGAATCGCCTGGAACATCCAATACAAGTTGTAAAACGGGACAAAGAGCAGGCCGACGGCCTTGCCCGGCGTCGCCCGCACGGGGCCCGCCTGAAGGGCCGACCACATCTTGTAGAGGAGCACGAACCCAATCACACCGCTGTAAATCTGCACCGCATATCCGATGATGAACACGATCAGGCACAGGAGCCCCCATCTCCACATCCCCTGGGTCATGGCGGTCATGTTGGCCATGGCTTCCTGGGGGTTTTCGGCCCCGCCATGCTGGGCGGCGACGGCGCCGGCGCCGAACACGAAGAGGCCAATGACGTAGAGGATCGCCGCCACCGCGAGGACCGCCGGTCCCGCCACGATCGAGGTGAGGTAGAACTTCTTCGACATCCGCGTGGGCGCCCGGATGACGCCTCCCGCTGGACCCACGCCGAGCGATGCGGCCGCCGGGACCGGACGCGGCGGTGCCACCGGTTTCAGCGCCAGCGGCGCCGGCGCCTTCGCTGCAGGGGGCGGCGGCTCCGGTTTGGCCGGTGCCTGGGCCGGCGCGGGCGCGGCCCTGGCGGCCGGGGCCTGGAGAACCTGCCCGCATGCCGGACACTTGACGCGTTTGCCCGCCGACTCGTCCTTCACCATCAGCCGCTTGCCGCACTTGGCGCACTGAAATTGGATCATGATGCTGCTACCCCCTTGCCCTGTCGAAACCCCCGAACGGATGGGCGGCCCCAAGGCTTCGCATCGGGAAATGCTCCCCACCGGCGGCACCGCCGACCGAAACGCCGCAGCATCGTACCATCGTCCCCGGCCGGGGCGTCAAATGAAATCGGGCCAGGACCCGCTCGCCTCCGGCTCGCGGCTAACCGTGACGGCGCGCGGCCGCCTCTGTCACTTCGTCACTGCGTTACTGCGTCACTTGTTTTCAATGCTTCCACGGCGGCGTTTCGGGCAGCAACTTCTCGAACTCCGCAATCAGGCGCGCCTCGTACTCGCGCGTGTACTTGCCCGCCAGGAACTTCGGCCCCGCTTCCTGGTGGAACCTCGCCCACGATTCCTCCTCGTGACCCGGGTTGATCGGGTAAAACATGGCCTTGTTCGCCTGGGCGGCCTTCAAGTCGCCCGGCGCGTCGCCGATCATGAGGATCTTCTCCGGCGGATACTTTCCGCCTGCCGCGATCTCGAGGTGCTCCTTCTTCGGGCCCATCTCCTGGCCTGCGATGAGCCCCATGTACCGCCCGATGCCGTGCTCCTCCCACTCGCGTTCGAGGGCCTCCCCGGGCGTCGCGCTGACGACCATCAGGTCGGCCTTGCCGGCCAGGAGTTCCAGGCTCTCCCGCACCCCCGGGAACGGCGGCACCTTCTTCACGATCTTCGCGACCATCTCGTTGATGGTCTTCGACCAGTCCAGGACCTGCGCCAGTTCGGCGTTGCCGGTGCGCTCGACCTCGGCCTTCAGTTCCGGGTTGCCCAGGGCCTTGGCGCGCGAGGTCCACGCTTTCAGTTCCTTCAAGAGCGGTATGTCGACCTTGCGGCGGATAACCTCCGGGCGCTCCCGCAGGTGGTTCATCACGTGCTGGAGGGCGTGGAAGCGGTTGCAGCCGCGCTCCTTGGAATACAGGTTCACAAAGTCCCACGCCTCGCGGGCGTACTTCGACACGGCCGCCAGGTCCCATTTCCACACCGTGACGGGGCAGAAGCATTCCTTGTGCTTCGGTTCCATCGTGTCGAACGCGCAGCCGTCCGAGTCGATCCCCACGAAGTACTCGCACGTCGGCTGGAAGGCTTTCAGTTTCACATGCGGGTCTGCTTTCGCCACTTCCTGTCTCCTTCTCTGGCCAAGGGTTCGAAGGGGGCTGTATGCTATCAGCGGAGGGAGAAGTTTCAAGCCTTTTGGCTGGGGCCGACGCCGGCCGGCCGGAATCCCTTGAATCCCCCGCCTTCCCTGCTATCCTATTCTCGTTCCGCAGGCCGGATAAAAGGAGGCGGAGAATGGCCGATTCGGCTTACTTGACCACGATGTTCGGACTCGACGGCAGGCGAGCGGCCGTCATCGGCGGCGGCGGCGTCCTCGCCGGCGCCATGGCCCTCGCCCTCGCCCGCGCGGGGGCCAAGGTGGCCGTCCTCGACCTCAATCCCGATGCCGCCAAGACTCGCGCCGACCAAATCACCAAGGCCGGCGGCACCGCGCTGGCCCTTAAGGTGGACGTCGCCTCCAAACGCGACCTTCAGACCGCCTCCGACGCGATCGACAAGGCCTGGGGCGGCACCGACATCCTCATCAACGCCCCCGGCCTCAACTCCGGCACCCCCTTCTTCGAAATCGCCGAAGAAGAGTGGGAGAAACTTATTGCCGTGGACTTGAAGGGCGTCTTTCTCGCCTGCCAAGTCTTCGGGCGCGGCATGGTCCAGCGCAAGGGCGGCTCCATCATCAACATTTCGAGCGCTTCGAGCGGACCGCCCCTCTCGAGGGTCTTCACCTACGGTGTCGCGAAGGGCGGCGTCAACCAGATCACCCAGTTCCTCGCCCGCGAGTGGGCCGAGGCCGGCGTCCGCGTCAATGCCCTTATCCCCGGTTTCTTCCCGGCCGAGCAGAATCGCCGCCTCCTCACCGAGGAACGCACCGCCCAGATCATGGCCCACACGCCGATGAAACGCTTCGGCGAACCCGAGGAACTTCTCGGTGCCGTCCTCTGGCTCGCCAGCGCGAAGGCCTCCGGATTCGTCACGGGCGCCCTGGTGCGCGTCGACGGCGGCTTCCTCGCCATGACCATCTGAAGCCCCGGCGCGCTCTCGCCAGAGTCCGATGACGCTGTGGAGTCGCAGAAATGTGCCCGCCCGGGCCTACTCCAGGCCGAGCGACCGGCAGACCTTGCGGCAATGGTAACCAGAGATGGCCAGCGTGACGGCTAGCGGAAAGAGTTCAGGCCTCCGGAA from Planctomycetota bacterium includes these protein-coding regions:
- a CDS encoding SDR family oxidoreductase, translating into MADSAYLTTMFGLDGRRAAVIGGGGVLAGAMALALARAGAKVAVLDLNPDAAKTRADQITKAGGTALALKVDVASKRDLQTASDAIDKAWGGTDILINAPGLNSGTPFFEIAEEEWEKLIAVDLKGVFLACQVFGRGMVQRKGGSIINISSASSGPPLSRVFTYGVAKGGVNQITQFLAREWAEAGVRVNALIPGFFPAEQNRRLLTEERTAQIMAHTPMKRFGEPEELLGAVLWLASAKASGFVTGALVRVDGGFLAMTI
- a CDS encoding HAD hydrolase-like protein, which codes for MAKADPHVKLKAFQPTCEYFVGIDSDGCAFDTMEPKHKECFCPVTVWKWDLAAVSKYAREAWDFVNLYSKERGCNRFHALQHVMNHLRERPEVIRRKVDIPLLKELKAWTSRAKALGNPELKAEVERTGNAELAQVLDWSKTINEMVAKIVKKVPPFPGVRESLELLAGKADLMVVSATPGEALEREWEEHGIGRYMGLIAGQEMGPKKEHLEIAAGGKYPPEKILMIGDAPGDLKAAQANKAMFYPINPGHEEESWARFHQEAGPKFLAGKYTREYEARLIAEFEKLLPETPPWKH
- a CDS encoding phosphoribosylaminoimidazolecarboxamide formyltransferase; protein product: MAKEIRLRYGMNPHQKHARIFVAKGDLPIEVLSGSPGFINVLDALNAWALVKELRQALGLPAAASFKHVSPAGAAVSAPLSDAEKKAYFVDDMPDLSLLAIAYARARGADRMSSFGDFAAFSDKVDRSAAELLAREVSDGCIAPAYDADALKVLREKRGGKFLVMKMDPDFKPPELETRELYGIHLEQTRNAAVPGPELCRNIVTQKKDLPAEAVRDLMVGSIALKYTQSNSVAFAKSGQAIGIGAGQQSRVHCTRLAGSKADIWWLRQHPHVLEATFKEGLSRAEMNNAIDQYLLEHPTPLEERAWKEAFAPAPKPLSAKERRDWIDKLTGVSLASDAFFPFRDSIDRAAQSGVKYILQPGGSDRDDLVIQACDEHGMVMAFSGLRLFHH